A region from the Xiphias gladius isolate SHS-SW01 ecotype Sanya breed wild chromosome 20, ASM1685928v1, whole genome shotgun sequence genome encodes:
- the LOC120805929 gene encoding LOW QUALITY PROTEIN: tripartite motif-containing protein 16-like (The sequence of the model RefSeq protein was modified relative to this genomic sequence to represent the inferred CDS: substituted 1 base at 1 genomic stop codon), whose amino-acid sequence MLADLVEELKKTGLQAAPADHCYAGPEDVSCDFCTGRKLKAVKSCLQCLVSYCEQHLQPHYESPAFAXHKLVDTSKKLWENICTRHNEVMKIFCRTDQQCICYLCSVDEHKGHDTISAAAEMTEKQKELGVTRQKVQLRIQQREKDVLVLQQEVETINSSADKAVRDSQKIFTAVKQQIRSRQKTEVSQAKKLQEKLQQQIAELRRKDAELELLSHTEDHTQFLHNYTLLSRVSEAADSPRINICSPRYTEDATVAVSEARDKLQDILSEKWAKIPLTVTEADVSPPSAEPKTRVEFLKYSCQIQLDPHTAHDCIFLELERKATFALFEYVDSAHPDRFTTWSQVLCRESLTGRCYWEVKWEVPEVFVAVAYKNISREGRESAFGYNDKSWVLQCLCDGYEFRHNNIRTSISAPHSSRVGVYLDHGAGTLSFYSVSETMTLLHSVQTTITQPVYQGLCVFNSFSDRSAA is encoded by the coding sequence ATGTTGGCAGATTTGGTGGAGGAACTGAAGAAGACAGGACTCCAGGCTGCTCCAGCTGATCACTGCTATGCTGGACCCGAAGATGTGTCCTGTGATTTCTGCACCGGGAGAAAACTGAAAGCTGTCAAGTCCTGTCTGCAGTGTCTGGTCTCTTACTGTGAGCAGCACCTCCAGCCTCACTATGAATCTCCAGCCTTTGCATAACACAAGCTGGTCGACACCTCCAAGAAACTTTGGGAGAACATCTGTACCCGTCACAATGAGGTCATGAAGATTTTCTGCCGCACTGATCAACAGTGTATCTGCTATCTCTGCTCTGTGGATGAACATAAAGGCCACGACACAATCTCTGCTGCAGCGGAAATGACTGAGAAGCAGAAGGAGCTTGGGGTGACTCGGCAAAAGGTTCAGCTGAGaatccagcagagagagaaagatgtgtTGGTGCTTCAGCAGGAGGTTGAGACTATCAATAGCTCTGCTGATAAAGCTGTGAGGGACAGTCAGAAAATCTTCACTGCTGTGAAGCAGCAGATCAGATCTCGTCAGAAAACCGAAGTCAGTCAGGCCAAAAAGCTTCaggagaagctgcagcagcagatcgCTGAGCTGAGGAGGAAAGACGCTGAGCTGGAGctactctcacacacagaggaccACACCCAGTTTCTGCACAATTACACCTTGCTGTCACGTGTCAGTGAAGCCGCAGACTCCCCCAGAATCAATATTTGTTCCCCGAGATACACTGAGGATGCGACAGTGGCTGTGTCAGAGGCCAGAGATAAACTACAGGACATTCTTAGTGAGAAGTGGGCCAAGATCCCACTGACAGTGACTGAAGCAGACGTTTCTCCGCCATCAGCTGAGCCCAAGACCAGAGTGGAATTCCTCAAGTATTCATGTCAAATCCAGCTGGATCCACACACTGCACATGACTGTATATTCCTTGAGCTGGAAAGAAAGGCAACATTTGCGCTGTTTGAATATGTGGATTCTGCACACCCAGACAGATTCACTACCTGGTCTCAGGTTTTGTGTAGAGAAAGTCTGACTGGACGTTGTTACTGGGAGGTGAAGTGGGAGGTACCTGAAGTTTTCGTAGCAGTCGCATACAAGAATATTAgcagagaaggaagagagagtgcATTTGGATACAATGACAAGTCTTGGGTATTACAATGTTTATGTGATGGTTATGAATTCAGACATAACAACATCAGAACTTCCATCTCAGCTCCTCACTCCTCCAGAGTAGGAGTGTACCTGGATCACGGGGCAGGTACTCTGTCCTTCTACAGCGTCTCTGAAACCATGACTCTCCTCCACAGTGTCCAGACCACAATCACTCAGCCAGTCTATCAgggactttgtgtttttaattcattcagtGATCGATCTGCTGCTTGA